One genomic window of Marinobacter adhaerens HP15 includes the following:
- a CDS encoding MucB/RseB C-terminal domain-containing protein — protein MLVGFLLALAGSLPAAADEDEASAWLERLGPALNMTSYRGVFVYARGESVHSMQIAHRYNDGVVEERLVLQDGGSGEIVRKGMNVVCVLPETGRVKLDQVIPSGPFAEAFTSQLMPVSHWYRAEMKGEDRVAGYDVVSVALSAKDPYRYSHRLWLEKSTGLLVKSHVRNAEGEVLEQFQFTSLHIGEDIPDSEFEIRTEGREISRTLDEPAATASVVQRMDGWQLGWRPEGFVPAAAPRSGKGQAVAFSDGLAAFSVFVEPAGPVSMPTGASLIGATTVYMHQVTEGDSAFLVTVVGELPPQTARQVAESVRIEDSVALGAGEP, from the coding sequence ATGCTCGTGGGTTTTTTGCTCGCGCTTGCTGGGTCGCTGCCGGCTGCCGCGGACGAAGACGAGGCATCCGCCTGGCTTGAAAGGCTGGGTCCGGCCCTGAACATGACGTCCTACCGCGGTGTGTTCGTATACGCCCGGGGCGAGAGCGTGCACTCCATGCAGATTGCCCATCGTTACAATGATGGCGTTGTAGAGGAGCGACTGGTTCTGCAGGACGGCGGCAGTGGAGAAATTGTTCGCAAAGGCATGAATGTGGTCTGCGTGCTTCCTGAAACAGGCCGCGTCAAGCTTGACCAGGTGATTCCTTCAGGCCCGTTCGCCGAAGCGTTCACCAGTCAGCTGATGCCGGTCAGCCACTGGTATCGGGCGGAAATGAAAGGTGAGGACCGGGTTGCAGGGTATGACGTGGTTTCAGTGGCGCTAAGTGCCAAGGATCCCTACCGCTACAGTCATCGGCTTTGGCTGGAGAAATCCACCGGTCTTCTGGTCAAGAGTCACGTTCGTAATGCCGAGGGGGAAGTGCTCGAGCAGTTTCAGTTCACCAGCCTGCACATCGGCGAGGACATTCCCGATAGCGAATTCGAGATCCGCACCGAGGGCCGGGAAATTTCCAGAACGCTGGATGAGCCCGCTGCTACGGCATCGGTGGTCCAGCGTATGGATGGGTGGCAGCTTGGCTGGCGCCCGGAAGGGTTTGTCCCTGCGGCGGCGCCCCGCTCCGGCAAGGGCCAGGCCGTTGCCTTCTCCGATGGCCTGGCCGCTTTTTCGGTCTTCGTTGAGCCGGCTGGCCCGGTTAGCATGCCGACGGGCGCCTCCCTGATTGGCGCCACCACCGTTTATATGCATCAGGTGACGGAAGGGGATAGCGCTTTTCTGGTTACCGTCGTGGGTGAGCTGCCTCCGCAGACTGCGCGCCAGGTTGCCGAATCGGTGCGTATCGAAGACTCAGTGGCCCTGGGTGCGGGTGAGCCTTGA
- a CDS encoding SoxR reducing system RseC family protein, whose amino-acid sequence MITETGKVVALKGDKVWVQTIRTSACQSCAARNGCGQKVLAAASGGRANQILVTNSVNARVGDEVTVGIDEQALLGASILVYAVPLILMVVASILGHQMSGGSDGAAMLAAVAGLALGFFAGRKLQDAGGKEYEPRLVRVSRIASENCL is encoded by the coding sequence TTGATTACTGAAACTGGAAAAGTGGTCGCGCTCAAGGGCGACAAGGTCTGGGTCCAGACGATCCGAACCAGCGCCTGTCAGAGTTGTGCTGCCCGTAATGGTTGTGGTCAGAAAGTCCTGGCGGCTGCCTCCGGCGGGCGCGCCAACCAGATTCTGGTGACCAACTCGGTCAATGCCAGGGTGGGAGATGAAGTGACCGTCGGAATCGATGAGCAGGCGTTGCTGGGTGCTTCCATTCTGGTCTACGCCGTCCCACTGATCCTGATGGTTGTCGCAAGTATCCTCGGGCACCAGATGTCCGGTGGTAGCGACGGCGCTGCGATGCTGGCCGCTGTCGCTGGCCTGGCTCTGGGTTTTTTCGCAGGACGCAAACTGCAAGACGCGGGCGGCAAGGAGTATGAGCCCCGCCTGGTCCGGGTAAGCCGGATAGCCTCTGAAAACTGTCTGTAA